Proteins co-encoded in one Setaria viridis chromosome 9, Setaria_viridis_v4.0, whole genome shotgun sequence genomic window:
- the LOC117841114 gene encoding probable histone H2AXa, translated as MSSSGGRGKAKPATKSVSRSSKAGLQFPVGRIARYLKAGKYAERVGAGAPVYLSAVLEYLAAEVLELAGNAARDNKKNRIVPRHIQLAVRNDEELSKLLGTVTIAAGGVMPNIHQTLLPKKAGGHKGDIGSASQEF; from the exons ATGAGTTCCTCCGGCGGCCGCGGGAAGGCGAAGCCGGCGACCAAGTCGGTGTCGCGGTCCTCCAAGGCCGGGCTCCAGTTCCCCGTCGGTCGCATCGCGCGGTACCTCAAGGCCGGCAAGTACGCGGAGCGCGTCGGCGCCGGGGCCCCCGTGTACCTCTCCGCCGTCCTCGAGTACCTCGCCGCCGAG GTGTTGGAGCTGGCCGGGAACGCGGCGAGGGACAACAAGAAGAACCGCATCGTGCCGCGCCACATCCAGCTGGCGGTGCGGAACGACGAGGAGCTGAGCAAGCTGCTGGGCACCGTGACGATCGCGGCCGGTGGCGTGATGCCCAACATCCACCAGACGCTGCTGCCCAAGAAGGCTGGCGGCCACAAGGGGGACATCGGCtccgcttcccaggagttctgA
- the LOC117841111 gene encoding uncharacterized protein: protein MASALSSLRYGDSLSVVAISAATAVLCEAISWLLIYRTATYNSLRASIERHSRKLDAMKSGAGSSASSSSSGGGGSSSAQPASSRAKKMDRVETSLKDAARELSLAKLKSGAVVAAVLFVVFGLLNSLFEGRTVAKLPFAPVPLVQRMSHRGLPGNDPTDCSMVFLYFLCSMSIRTNLQKLLGFAPPRAAAAAGGGLFPMPDPKVN, encoded by the coding sequence ATGGCCTCGGCGCTGTCCTCCTTGCGCTACGGCGACAGCCTCTCGGTGGTGGCCATCTCCGCCGCGACGGCCGTGCTCTGCGAGGCAATCTCCTGGCTCCTCATCTACCGCACCGCCACCTACAACTCCCTCCGCGCCTCCATCGAGCGCCACTCCCGCAAGCTCGACGCCATGAAGTCCGGCgccggctcctccgcctcctcctcctcctccggcggcggcggatcctcCTCCGCGCAGCCCGCCTCGTCGCGGGCCAAGAAGATGGACCGCGTCGAGACCAGCCTCAAGGACGCCGCGCGGGAGCTCTCGCTCGCCAAGCTCAAGTcgggcgccgtcgtcgccgccgtgctcTTCGTCGTCTTCGGCCTCCTCAACTCGCTCTTCGAGGGCCGCACCGTCGCCAAGCTGCCCTTCGCGCCCGTGCCGCTCGTCCAGCGGATGAGCCACCGAGGGCTGCCCGGGAACGACCCCACCGACTGCTCCATGGTCTTCCTCTACTTCCTCTGCTCCATGAGCATCCGAACCAACCTCCAGAAGCTGCTTGGCTTCGCACCGCCACGCGCGGCTgctgcggccggcgggggcctcTTCCCCATGCCCGATCCCAAAGTGAATTGA
- the LOC117838554 gene encoding hypothetical protein At1g04090, whose product MRQRWGSCFSGGDVRVGAPALEEPEPEVFSFAEPLPPWPPGGGFARGRMSIGGGELELAAATSFQKICTLSPRRWGGGGSSVTFYRPVGVPEGFSLLGHYCQPNCRPLHGHLLVARAGARPPGAPPQPLPPLRAPRDYSLVWEFRAGGVANGSRGNAGNCYGLRDAYFWVPVPPEGYKALGCLVTTELQKPPLDEVACVRADLTDECEPHGSLLHLQLARPSASESCAAAAFAVRGVRPVHRGMWGKGVGAGTFCCAADGSSPREQGMACLSNVELDLSAMPTLEQAHAVIRHYGPTLFFHPKEVYLPSSVSWFFKNGAALYKRGGDAVGEEIDGEGSNLPGGGCNDGECWIDVPSGERGRAVCRGDIDSAELYAHVKPAMGGACTDVAMWVFCPFNGPARLKLGPVSLPLGKTGRHVGDWEHFTLRVSNLTGELMGVYYSQHSGGHWVDASALEYTDGNRPVVYSSRNGHASYAYPGVYLQGSAALGIGIRNDAARSRLFVDSSAKYRIVAAEYLGEGAVAEPQWLHFMREWGPTVVYKSRKRMEWMTGKLPLRLKCRAEKMLNKMPNELSREEGPTGPKEKNNWEGDERW is encoded by the exons ATGCGGCAGAGGTGGGGCAGCTGCTTCTCGGGCGGCGACGTCCGCGTGGGCGCGCCGGCCCtcgaggagccggagccggaggtcTTCTCCTTCGCCGAACCCCTCCCGCCGTGGCCCCCAG GTGGGGGATTCGCGCGGGGGAGGATGTCCATCGGCGGAGGGGAGCTGGAGCTCGCCGCGGCCACGTCGTTCCAGAAGATCTGCACCCTGTcgccgcggcggtggggcgggggCGGCAGCAGCGTTACCTTCTACCGGCCGGTCGGCGTCCCGGAGGGGTTCTCCCTCCTCGGGCACTACTGCCAGCCCAACTGCCGCCCGCTCCACGGCCACCTCCTCGTCGCGAGGGCGGGCgcgcgcccgcccggcgccccgcctCAGCCGCTACCGCCACTCCGCGCGCCGCGGGACTATTCGCTCGTCTGGGAGttccgcgccggcggcgtcgccaACGGCAGCCGTGGCAATGCCGGCAACTGCTACGGCCTCCGCGACGCCTACTTCTGGGTCCCCGTGCCGCCGGAGGGGTACAAGGCGCTCGGGTGCCTCGTCACGACGGAGCTGCAGAAGCCGCCGCTCGACGAGGTGGCCTGCGTCCGCGCGGACCTCACGGACGAGTGCGAGCCGCACGGCTCCCTGCTCCACCTGCAGCTCGCGCGGCCGTCGGCCTCGGAGtcctgcgcggcggcggccttcgccGTGCGGGGCGTGAGGCCGGTGCACCGGGGGATGTGGGGGAAAGGAGTGGGCGCGGGCACCTTCTGCTGCGCTGCGGACGGGAGCTCCCCGCGGGAGCAGGGCATGGCGTGCCTGAGCAACGTCGAGCTCGACCTGTCGGCGATGCCGACGCTGGAGCAGGCGCACGCGGTGATCCGGCACTACGGCCCCACGCTGTTCTTCCACCCCAAGGAGGTGTACCTGCCGTCGTCCGTCTCCTGGTTCTTCAAGAACGGCGCCGCGCTGTACAAACGCGGCGGGGACGCCGTGGGGGAGGAGATCGACGGCGAGGGGTCCAACCTCCCGGGCGGCGGGTGCAACGACGGGGAGTGCTGGATCGACGTCCCCAGCGGCGAGCGGGGCCGCGCCGTGTGCCGCGGCGACATCGACAGCGCGGAGCTCTACGCGCACGTGAAGCCGGCCATGGGCGGCGCGTGCACCGACGTGGCCATGTGGGTGTTCTGCCCGTTCAACGGCCCGGCGCGGCTCAAGCTCGGCCCGGTCAGCCTCCCGCTGGGCAAGACCGGGCGGCACGTCGGGGACTGGGAGCACTTCACGCTCCGCGTCAGCAACCTCACTGGCGAGCTCATGGGCGTGTACTACTCGCAGCACAGTGGCGGGCACTGGGTGGACGCGTCGGCGCTCGAGTACACCGACGGCAACCGCCCCGTGGTGTATTCGTCCAGGAACGGGCACGCGAGCTACGCGTACCCCGGCGTGTACCTGCAGGGCTCGGCGGCGCTCGGGATCGGCATCCGCAACGACGCCGCCCGGAGCAGGTTGTTCGTGGACTCCAGCGCCAAGTACCGCATCGTGGCGGCGGAGTACCTGGGCGagggcgccgtcgccgagccgcAGTGGCTGCACTTCATGCGGGAGTGGGGCCCGACGGTGGTGTACAAGTCGAGGAAGCGGATGGAGTGGATGACCGGGAAGCTACCTCTCCGGCTCAAGTGCCGAGCGGAGAAGATGCTGAACAAGATGCCCAACGAGCTGTCCAGGGAGGAAGGGCCAACCGGGCCCAAGGAGAAGAATAACTGGGAGGGGGACGAGAGATGGTAG